CGCCCTGCAGGCCGTCGCCCAGCGCGATGCCGCGACGGCCGCCGTCGAAGCCGCCCGGGCCGACCTCGCGAGCGCCCGGGCCGTGGTGGCCTACACCGAAGGCAGCGGCGCCGGAGTGCGGCAGACCCTCCGCGCCCCGACGGCCGGCACCGTGCTGGCCGTGTACCGGGAAAGCGAGGGCCAGGTGATGCCCGGCGAGGCGCTGATGGAGATCGGGGATGTGGATAGCCTGGAGGTGCGGGTGGACGTGTTGTCGCAGGACGCCGTCCGCATCCGCCCCGGAACGCACGTCATGCTCGACCGCTGGGGCGGCGAGGGCGTGCTGAAGGCCGTCGTCACCCGCGTCGAGCCCCAGGGTGTGACGACCGTCTCGTCCCTCGGCGTCGAGGAGAAACGCGTGGCCGTCGTGGCGGACCTCGTCTCGCCGGCCGCGCACCGCGCCGGCCTCGGCTCCGGCTTCCGGGTGCTGGCGCAGTTCGTGATCTGGGAGAGCGACGACGTGTTGCTCGCCCCGACGAGTGCGCTGTTCCGGGAGGATGGCGGCTGGGCCGCGTTTGTGGACGAAGGCGGGAAGGCCGTGAAGCGGGCTGTGGAGATCGGCCACCAGGCCGGCCTGACCGCCGAGGTGTTATCAGGCCTCTCCGAGGGCGACGAGGTGATCGTCCATCCGCCGAACAATCTGGAGGAAGGGGTGGGGGTGGAGGCGTTGTGAGAGTTGTCCCTCAATAGGGCGCTTCGTAGTCGCCCGGTCAATGCCGGGGCAGGCACTCTCGAAGGGTCTTCGTCATCCTCGCGAACGCGGGGATCCACCCGGATGGCACGCGGCTTATGACCTGTTGTGATAGGGACGAGTCGCGACTTGTCGCACTTGACGTACCCCATGGCCAGATAGAGCGGGAGGGGGAAACCATGGTAGACATCGAAGTGGGGCCCACGGCCAGCAGATCTCTCACCGGGCAGATGGTGGATTTCGCACAATCGATCCCGTATTACTTACCAAAAGACGACTGGGGGGATCGGGACTTGCGGATTGCCGAGCAGCGGCTGGGTGAGACACCTTGCCTGTGCTCGGGCAGGTCCAGCGAAACCATCTGGCCGGCGCGGGAGGCGCTCAAGGTGTTGGGCGAAAGATGGTCTTAAAAGCGGAATACCAGGATTCAGGACGTCGTCTGATATCCGGACAGTTGCCGAATAGTGAGCATATCCTCGCCGTAAGCGTGTAATTTTTACATCGTTGTATTCGGGAGGTACGTCGTGTTATCTTGACAGTGACAGGATATTGTTAGTTCTGCCGCCTCACAGCACCAGTCCCGATCACGGCTTATAGACCAGTCGCAGACAAATGGAAGAGCGCATCCAGGAAGTCGCCGCCGAGCTTTCCAAGACCGCCGCTCAGGCCCGAGCGCAGTTCGGCACACTCTCACCGGAACAGCTCAACTGGAAACCAGACTCGGGTAGCTGGAGCGTGGGGCAGTGCTTCGATCACTTGATCACGACGCACAGTCAGTACTTTCCCCTTCTTCAGCAGCTCCGGGCGGGCGGTGTGGAGCCGTCATTATGGGAACGGTACTCCCCGTTCAGCGGCTTCTTCGGAGCGTACTTGATTCGTAACCTGAGTCCGGAGAACCATAAGAAATACAAGACGTCGTCGAAGGCCGAGCCGTCCACCAGCGAGATCGACGGTCGCATCGTTGAGCGCTTCAGCGCCCATCAGGCGGAACTGATCGATCACATTCAGAACCTGTCAGCCGAGATCGATCCGGAGACGACGATCATCACGTCTCCTCTGTTAAGCTTTGTGACCTATAGCCTGGATGACTGCCTGGCGATCTTTGTGGTGCACGGCCAGCGACATCTGAGGCAGGCGCGGCGGGTCACGGAGATGGCAGGGTTTCCCGCCCACTAACGCACCCTCAAGGGCGGCAGAACCCGCCACTGCAGGCCGACAGCGCGCTTCAGCGCCATGTCTCTTTTTACCGTCAACGTCTACGTTGCCCTCTCCAACCGCTCCGCCGCGTGCTGCGGCTGAGTGGCAACCTGTTATGCCGAAGTGAATCTAGATGTATGCCTGAACCCGACCCCGCTGAACTCATCACCTTTGCATTGCCGGCAGATCTCGGCCGGTGGCTCATGGTACATCACGCCACA
This window of the Rhodothermales bacterium genome carries:
- a CDS encoding efflux RND transporter periplasmic adaptor subunit, which gives rise to MKGLTRKRLIMIAVAVLVVLAVAYGFMPKPVLVETAAITRGSLQVIVEDEGETQVKHRYVVTSPVMAFARRIEMKAGDWVAKGQELVRLEPPRPTILDPRTAAEAQQRVKAAEAMLSQAEEQVRATTAAAANAEEERARTERLFESGSATQQLREQTRSVALQAVAQRDAATAAVEAARADLASARAVVAYTEGSGAGVRQTLRAPTAGTVLAVYRESEGQVMPGEALMEIGDVDSLEVRVDVLSQDAVRIRPGTHVMLDRWGGEGVLKAVVTRVEPQGVTTVSSLGVEEKRVAVVADLVSPAAHRAGLGSGFRVLAQFVIWESDDVLLAPTSALFREDGGWAAFVDEGGKAVKRAVEIGHQAGLTAEVLSGLSEGDEVIVHPPNNLEEGVGVEAL
- a CDS encoding DinB family protein — protein: MEERIQEVAAELSKTAAQARAQFGTLSPEQLNWKPDSGSWSVGQCFDHLITTHSQYFPLLQQLRAGGVEPSLWERYSPFSGFFGAYLIRNLSPENHKKYKTSSKAEPSTSEIDGRIVERFSAHQAELIDHIQNLSAEIDPETTIITSPLLSFVTYSLDDCLAIFVVHGQRHLRQARRVTEMAGFPAH